The following proteins are encoded in a genomic region of Terriglobia bacterium:
- the eda gene encoding bifunctional 4-hydroxy-2-oxoglutarate aldolase/2-dehydro-3-deoxy-phosphogluconate aldolase — protein sequence MTKQEVRHQITQVGIVPVIRAASAKQAMMAIEAVCLGGIPIAEITMTVPGAVFLIREVARSMGSDVLVGAGTVLDAAAARECADAGAQFLVSPGLDYETVDFAKTRDMVMMAGALTPTEVMNAWKAGADFVKIFPCGELGGANYIKALRGPLPQIPMVPTGGVNLETAAAFILAGAVALGVGGELISPAALNAGNTHVICESARRFIEVVHNARILMDQKRDEAGVARR from the coding sequence ATGACTAAGCAGGAAGTGCGCCATCAGATCACACAAGTCGGCATCGTACCGGTAATCCGCGCAGCTTCCGCAAAGCAAGCGATGATGGCCATCGAGGCGGTCTGCCTCGGGGGAATCCCGATCGCCGAAATCACCATGACGGTTCCGGGGGCAGTATTTCTGATTCGCGAGGTGGCCAGGTCCATGGGGTCGGACGTGCTGGTGGGAGCCGGGACGGTTCTGGATGCTGCGGCCGCCCGCGAGTGCGCCGATGCCGGTGCGCAGTTTCTGGTCAGCCCTGGACTCGATTACGAGACAGTTGATTTCGCAAAGACACGCGACATGGTGATGATGGCCGGCGCCCTTACTCCCACCGAGGTGATGAATGCCTGGAAAGCGGGCGCGGACTTCGTGAAGATCTTCCCGTGTGGCGAACTGGGCGGCGCTAACTACATCAAGGCCTTGCGCGGCCCACTCCCGCAGATCCCGATGGTTCCAACTGGCGGCGTGAACCTGGAGACCGCGGCAGCTTTCATTCTCGCCGGCGCTGTTGCTTTGGGCGTCGGCGGTGAGCTGATCTCCCCGGCCGCACTCAACGCCGGCAATACCCACGTGATTTGCGAATCCGCCCGCCGATTCATCGAGGTGGTTCACAACGCCCGCATCTTGATGGACCAGAAAAGGGACGAGGCGGGCGTTGCTCGGCGGTAA
- the kduD gene encoding 2-dehydro-3-deoxy-D-gluconate 5-dehydrogenase KduD, translating to MLDAFRLEGKNALVTGSQSGLGAGIARALAEAGANVGCHGLTPEPCGIREDVRRLGRKAFFMFGDVAEDKICSALIQRTVDEFGSIDILVNNAGTIRRAPAAEFPQSYWDEVIAVNLTSVFRLSQLAGRHMLKQGSGKIINIASLLAFQGGVLVPSYAAAKSGVAALTKAFANEWASKGINVNAIAPGYMATDNTAALRKDPERSRQILERIPAGRWGEPSDLAGAAVFLSSAASNYVHGHILLVDGGWMAR from the coding sequence ATCCTGGATGCATTCCGACTCGAAGGCAAGAATGCGCTAGTGACCGGCTCGCAGAGTGGGCTGGGCGCCGGGATTGCCCGTGCCCTGGCCGAAGCCGGAGCCAACGTCGGGTGCCATGGGCTTACTCCGGAGCCGTGCGGGATCCGCGAGGACGTTCGCCGGCTCGGGCGCAAGGCGTTTTTCATGTTTGGTGATGTGGCCGAGGACAAAATCTGCTCCGCCCTGATTCAGCGCACCGTGGACGAGTTCGGGTCGATCGACATTCTGGTTAACAACGCCGGTACCATACGCCGCGCGCCGGCCGCCGAGTTTCCGCAGTCGTACTGGGATGAGGTCATCGCCGTCAACCTGACCTCGGTGTTCCGTCTCTCGCAACTGGCGGGGCGGCACATGCTGAAGCAGGGTAGCGGGAAGATCATCAACATCGCTTCCCTGCTGGCGTTTCAGGGGGGTGTGTTGGTGCCCTCCTATGCGGCAGCGAAGTCGGGGGTGGCGGCGCTGACCAAGGCGTTCGCGAATGAGTGGGCCAGCAAGGGGATCAATGTCAACGCAATCGCGCCCGGATACATGGCAACCGACAACACCGCGGCTCTGCGAAAGGACCCGGAACGTTCCCGGCAAATTCTGGAACGCATTCCCGCTGGGCGATGGGGCGAACCCTCGGACCTGGCAGGGGCGGCCGTTTTTCTCAGCTCCGCGGCCAGCAACTATGTCCACGGCCATATCCTCCTCGTGGATGGAGGCTGGATGGCCCGATGA
- a CDS encoding 5-deoxy-glucuronate isomerase has product MVFRGTNCHTGRVISVTPENSTNKHLAYGRIILNPSMPAVSFSNGNRETGLIVLSGEATLKVASQSFQLGQYDSVYVPKESFLEVTSGSSVDIAEFSADVEHRYPLQVVRYSEILKDPGLVFPAGSGTNASRHLHMAIAKNVEAGRLVAGFTWSDPGNWTSWPPHEHAAMLEEMYVYFNMPAPAFGIQMVYNKTDYPELVTVVRDGDAVLMPSGYHPNVSVPGHRICFLWAMAAHREVLDRQFGVVNVQPGFDGGGSGLEAGRKG; this is encoded by the coding sequence ATGGTGTTCCGGGGCACTAACTGCCATACCGGCCGAGTGATCTCGGTCACACCCGAAAACAGCACAAATAAGCACCTGGCATACGGGCGCATTATCTTGAATCCTTCGATGCCCGCCGTTTCCTTCAGCAATGGGAATCGCGAGACTGGCCTGATTGTGCTCTCGGGGGAAGCCACGCTGAAGGTAGCGAGCCAATCGTTCCAACTCGGCCAATACGACTCCGTCTACGTCCCGAAAGAGTCTTTCCTCGAAGTCACCAGCGGCAGCAGTGTCGATATTGCTGAGTTCTCCGCCGATGTCGAACACCGGTACCCGCTACAGGTGGTGCGCTACAGCGAGATATTGAAGGATCCGGGATTGGTGTTCCCGGCCGGGTCTGGAACCAACGCGTCACGCCATCTTCACATGGCGATCGCGAAGAACGTGGAAGCGGGAAGGCTGGTGGCGGGATTCACCTGGTCCGATCCCGGCAATTGGACCAGTTGGCCGCCGCACGAGCATGCGGCCATGCTGGAAGAGATGTATGTGTACTTCAATATGCCGGCGCCGGCCTTCGGAATCCAGATGGTCTACAACAAGACCGATTACCCCGAGTTGGTCACCGTGGTGCGCGATGGCGATGCCGTGCTGATGCCCAGCGGTTATCACCCGAACGTCTCGGTGCCGGGCCATCGCATTTGTTTCCTCTGGGCCATGGCCGCACATCGCGAGGTTCTGGACCGCCAGTTTGGCGTGGTGAATGTCCAGCCCGGATTCGACGGCGGAGGCTCAGGCCTGGAAGCCGGTCGCAAGGGGTAG
- a CDS encoding TonB-dependent receptor: MKIVQLLKVLAVCAFVALAQNVVFGQAVNFAQIQGRISDPSGAAIVGAQITATQVETGLVRNTVSNAEGHYVLPNLPVGPYRVNVSASGFQNYQQKGMVLRVGETPELNIKLTVGSVAETIEVRADAALVETHENSISTMIDNERILQLPLDGRNMVSLVMGTGAATNPTLPSNDLNSTKNYGNGQSSGPSQTISVAGGQENANNYLLDGSDNNDAFSNVNAPYPFPDAIQEFSVQSSGLSARYGVHAGATVNAITKSGTNVYHGTLFEFLRNPAVNAHHVFFTTPAPGSRDDTVKRNQFGGTFGGPIKKDKLLFFVGFQGTRQSASSNLTTVIVPTAAAITNGDFSVMMAAACQSSGKAKTLKTVNGVTITGNKVNPASFNASALALLKYVPASTDATGCGKISYSYPQIWNEDQGVAKVDWNLSPKQTVFARYFGTDSRVPLPFDKSDIIPQSQISNQYARFQTGAIGHTFTISPNLVNSFHVTATRLAINRGPADDMINPASIGITVPSPVPNGLVLSISNYFATGGGSSMPGHFINNLYQIADDVDIVHGKHQFSFGINFMKMQLNYISTFQSNGQFTFGGNFSGDNLVDFMLGFPSNFAQGNPEAENWRYTYWGLYAQDNVKLRSNLTLNIGVRWEPYLPSTDIMKRGSHFDYAAFAAGTRSTVFPNAPAGLQYCGDPGVPCAYANNKLAQFSPRIGLIWDPTKNGSMTVRASYGLFYDSPEMYFFDRYADNSPYGSGVSFTPKASAGGTLSNPYAGQAGVPQFPLPFPKPGDPAAFFPLNGVYINNSFDVHPMYVQNWNFSVEKQLGSDWLLSLSYLGSKTTHVWVAYEANPGMNVPTVATPSAAAGGSGCTAGAAAATGNTNCRRALVVANPLQGQYFSNLTSLWDGANANYNAMLASVKHRFSRNYTFLSNYTWSHCISDQDFTGELTNSRPDLFVSPVTNPNLAVLKGDRGNCGFDIRHSFNVSVVANSPKYQGWKGVVLNNWQIAPLLTYRTGIPITVLTGVDTALTGTTTSFKDRPNLVGDPLSGTCANGFTVGSRNCWFNTAAYVAPATGTFGNVGRNSLSGPGGFTLDTSISRRFIFAETKELSLRLDTFNLLNHPVLGNPNASANSANFGKILSQVGNGRTLQAAVKFSF; this comes from the coding sequence ATGAAGATCGTACAGTTGCTAAAGGTCCTGGCCGTGTGTGCGTTCGTCGCATTAGCGCAAAACGTTGTCTTCGGCCAGGCAGTTAACTTCGCCCAGATTCAGGGCCGCATCAGCGATCCGAGCGGGGCGGCAATCGTCGGAGCACAAATCACCGCAACCCAGGTCGAAACCGGATTGGTCAGGAACACGGTCTCCAATGCGGAGGGCCATTACGTCCTGCCCAACCTGCCGGTCGGCCCCTACCGAGTGAATGTCTCGGCCAGCGGCTTCCAGAACTATCAGCAGAAGGGCATGGTGTTGCGAGTGGGCGAGACCCCGGAACTCAATATCAAGCTCACCGTGGGTAGCGTTGCTGAAACCATCGAAGTGAGGGCGGATGCCGCTCTGGTCGAGACGCATGAAAACTCGATCTCGACCATGATTGACAACGAGCGCATCCTGCAGCTTCCGCTCGATGGCCGCAACATGGTGTCACTGGTCATGGGGACGGGCGCGGCAACTAATCCCACGCTGCCCAGCAACGACCTGAACAGCACCAAGAACTACGGCAACGGGCAATCGAGCGGGCCCTCGCAGACGATCTCGGTGGCCGGCGGCCAGGAGAACGCCAACAACTACTTGCTGGATGGGAGCGACAACAACGACGCCTTCTCGAACGTGAATGCGCCTTATCCGTTTCCTGATGCGATCCAGGAGTTCAGCGTGCAGAGCAGCGGGCTCTCAGCGCGATACGGCGTGCATGCCGGGGCCACGGTGAATGCAATCACCAAGTCCGGCACCAATGTCTATCACGGCACCCTGTTTGAATTTCTGCGCAATCCGGCTGTCAATGCCCACCACGTGTTCTTTACCACCCCGGCTCCTGGCTCGCGCGACGACACCGTCAAGCGCAACCAGTTCGGAGGAACATTTGGCGGACCGATCAAGAAAGACAAATTACTGTTCTTCGTTGGGTTTCAAGGGACCCGGCAGTCAGCATCGTCGAACCTGACAACCGTCATCGTTCCCACTGCCGCAGCCATTACCAATGGCGACTTCAGCGTGATGATGGCGGCGGCGTGCCAAAGCAGTGGAAAAGCCAAGACATTGAAAACCGTCAACGGCGTCACCATTACAGGCAACAAGGTCAATCCCGCAAGCTTCAATGCCTCGGCATTGGCCTTGCTCAAGTACGTGCCTGCTTCCACCGATGCCACGGGCTGCGGCAAGATCAGTTATTCCTACCCGCAGATTTGGAATGAGGACCAGGGTGTGGCTAAAGTGGATTGGAACCTGAGTCCCAAGCAGACCGTGTTCGCGCGTTATTTCGGCACCGATTCCAGGGTGCCGCTGCCGTTTGACAAGTCCGACATCATCCCGCAGAGCCAGATCTCCAACCAATATGCCCGGTTCCAGACCGGGGCCATCGGGCACACGTTTACGATCAGCCCGAACCTGGTCAACTCCTTCCACGTCACCGCCACTCGGCTAGCCATCAACCGCGGCCCGGCCGACGACATGATCAATCCCGCCAGCATCGGCATCACCGTCCCGAGCCCGGTTCCGAATGGTTTAGTGCTCAGCATCTCCAACTACTTTGCGACCGGCGGCGGATCGTCCATGCCGGGACACTTCATCAACAATCTGTACCAGATTGCCGATGATGTGGACATCGTGCATGGCAAGCACCAGTTTTCTTTTGGCATCAACTTCATGAAGATGCAACTGAACTACATCTCCACCTTCCAGTCCAACGGCCAGTTTACGTTCGGCGGGAACTTCAGTGGAGACAACCTGGTTGACTTCATGCTGGGCTTCCCCTCGAACTTCGCGCAAGGGAATCCGGAAGCGGAAAACTGGAGATACACCTACTGGGGTCTCTACGCCCAGGACAACGTCAAACTACGGTCCAACCTGACGCTCAACATAGGGGTGCGCTGGGAGCCGTATTTGCCGTCGACAGATATCATGAAACGGGGGAGCCATTTCGATTACGCCGCCTTCGCGGCCGGCACCCGCAGTACGGTATTCCCGAATGCGCCCGCCGGCTTGCAGTATTGCGGCGATCCCGGCGTGCCCTGCGCATACGCGAACAACAAGCTGGCGCAGTTCTCGCCTCGCATCGGACTGATCTGGGATCCGACCAAGAACGGCTCCATGACAGTGCGGGCGAGTTACGGCCTGTTCTATGACAGTCCGGAGATGTACTTCTTCGATCGCTACGCCGACAATTCACCGTATGGCAGCGGTGTCAGCTTCACTCCGAAAGCGAGCGCGGGCGGTACCCTTTCGAATCCCTACGCCGGCCAGGCGGGTGTGCCGCAGTTCCCGCTGCCATTCCCCAAACCAGGAGATCCGGCAGCCTTCTTCCCGCTGAACGGCGTGTATATCAATAACAGCTTCGACGTTCATCCGATGTACGTGCAGAACTGGAACTTTAGTGTCGAGAAGCAGTTGGGCAGCGATTGGCTGCTCTCCTTGAGTTACCTGGGCAGCAAAACGACCCATGTTTGGGTGGCGTATGAAGCCAATCCGGGCATGAATGTCCCGACGGTAGCTACGCCCTCAGCGGCGGCCGGCGGGAGCGGTTGCACGGCCGGAGCAGCCGCCGCCACCGGCAATACCAACTGCCGTCGCGCGCTGGTGGTAGCCAACCCGCTGCAGGGCCAGTACTTCTCTAACCTGACATCGCTATGGGATGGAGCCAACGCTAACTACAACGCGATGCTGGCTAGCGTGAAGCATCGCTTCAGCCGCAACTACACCTTCCTGTCCAACTACACCTGGTCGCACTGCATCAGTGATCAGGACTTTACCGGAGAGCTGACCAACAGCCGTCCGGATCTGTTCGTCTCCCCGGTTACGAATCCCAACCTGGCGGTTCTGAAGGGCGATCGCGGGAACTGCGGCTTCGACATTCGCCATTCCTTTAACGTCTCGGTGGTGGCGAATTCGCCGAAGTACCAAGGTTGGAAGGGAGTAGTACTCAACAACTGGCAGATTGCGCCGTTACTGACCTATCGTACTGGGATCCCCATCACCGTACTGACCGGCGTGGATACTGCCCTGACCGGCACCACCACTTCGTTCAAGGACCGTCCCAACCTGGTGGGCGATCCGCTTTCGGGGACTTGCGCTAATGGTTTCACCGTGGGGAGCCGCAATTGCTGGTTCAACACAGCGGCTTACGTAGCGCCCGCCACCGGCACGTTTGGAAATGTGGGTCGCAACTCTCTCTCGGGTCCGGGCGGCTTCACGCTCGACACCTCTATCTCCCGCAGGTTTATATTTGCCGAGACCAAGGAGCTGTCTCTGAGGCTCGACACCTTCAATCTACTGAACCACCCCGTTCTGGGTAACCCGAACGCCAGCGCCAACAGTGCCAACTTTGGCAAGATACTCAGTCAGGTTGGCAATGGACGTACATTGCAGGCCGCAGTTAAGTTCAGCTTCTAA
- a CDS encoding sugar kinase → MLQIRPKAGCKWDLVSLGEVMLRLDPGDARIHTTRGFRAWEGGGEYNVARGLKRCFGMDTTIVTAFADNPVGRLIQDFIYQGGVDQSHVLWVPYDGVGRTVRNGLNFTERGFGVRAALGCSDRGHTAVSQLKPGAIDWAQIFAHEGARWFHSGGIFSALSETTPCVAKEAMLVARKNGVVVSYDLNYRESLWKSIGGKKAAQKVNRELAPLVDVMIGNEEDFTAALGFEVEALDEDLSKLDPASFCRMMERVVAAFPGIKAVATTLRHVRSASSNDWSAVCFWDGKLHRATNRENLAILDRIGGGDSFASGLIYGFLTGREPQWAVECGAAHGALAMTTPGDTTMATLAEVEKVMKGVSARVAR, encoded by the coding sequence ATGTTGCAGATTAGGCCCAAGGCCGGTTGCAAGTGGGATCTGGTCAGCTTGGGAGAAGTCATGCTCCGGCTCGATCCCGGGGATGCGCGCATTCATACCACCCGCGGTTTTCGTGCCTGGGAGGGCGGCGGTGAATACAACGTTGCCCGCGGCCTGAAGCGTTGTTTCGGAATGGACACGACGATCGTCACCGCCTTCGCCGATAACCCGGTGGGCCGACTGATCCAGGACTTCATCTATCAAGGCGGCGTGGACCAGTCGCATGTGCTGTGGGTGCCGTACGACGGGGTTGGGCGCACGGTGCGGAATGGGCTCAACTTTACGGAGCGGGGATTTGGAGTGCGTGCGGCTCTGGGCTGCTCCGATCGCGGGCACACCGCGGTTTCGCAGCTGAAGCCCGGCGCCATCGACTGGGCCCAGATTTTTGCGCACGAGGGTGCGCGCTGGTTCCACTCCGGCGGGATCTTTAGCGCGCTTTCCGAAACCACGCCGTGCGTTGCCAAGGAAGCCATGCTGGTGGCGAGAAAGAACGGGGTCGTCGTTTCCTATGACCTCAACTACCGCGAGTCCCTGTGGAAGTCCATCGGCGGCAAGAAGGCGGCGCAGAAAGTCAATCGCGAACTGGCTCCGTTGGTGGACGTGATGATCGGGAACGAAGAGGACTTCACCGCCGCCTTGGGGTTCGAAGTCGAGGCCCTGGATGAAGACCTTTCGAAGCTGGATCCGGCAAGCTTCTGCCGCATGATGGAGCGCGTGGTCGCCGCCTTTCCCGGGATCAAAGCGGTTGCCACCACGCTGCGCCATGTGAGGTCGGCGAGTAGCAACGACTGGAGTGCCGTCTGCTTTTGGGACGGGAAACTCCATCGCGCGACGAATCGGGAGAATCTCGCGATCCTGGATCGCATTGGCGGAGGCGATTCCTTTGCCTCCGGCCTTATCTATGGATTTCTGACCGGCCGCGAGCCCCAGTGGGCTGTCGAATGCGGGGCGGCGCATGGCGCACTGGCCATGACCACCCCCGGAGACACCACCATGGCAACGCTGGCCGAAGTCGAGAAAGTAATGAAGGGCGTGAGCGCACGCGTCGCTCGATAG
- a CDS encoding IclR family transcriptional regulator codes for MKVARTTSGKYVVDAVAKALDLLEVFAGSEGLTLNEISRQLGLNKSRTFRLLHTLAERGYVERSADGSLYMLGIKLFELSTHVRRDIKEIARPLMLELRERFNEMVNLSVLDDGNVLYLQIVDSARPIRMSATVGCRMPAHQTSMGKAMLAFLGADDSRSPYFFYLARLSRPRLQTVRKELELTRQRGYAIDNEENEPGVACIGAPVFDQYGQPIAAMSVSGPVHRILENESKVANALIAACHGVSKKLGYSVRVAAEPAKQRLRAKA; via the coding sequence ATGAAAGTAGCGCGAACCACCTCCGGCAAATACGTGGTGGATGCGGTCGCCAAGGCGCTGGATCTGCTGGAAGTCTTTGCCGGCAGCGAAGGCCTTACGCTGAACGAAATCAGCCGGCAGCTCGGATTGAACAAGAGCCGCACGTTCCGGCTGCTGCACACCCTGGCCGAGCGTGGTTACGTGGAGCGCAGCGCCGATGGCAGCCTGTACATGCTGGGCATCAAGTTGTTCGAGCTTTCCACCCATGTCCGGCGCGACATCAAGGAAATCGCCCGCCCGCTGATGCTGGAACTGCGCGAGCGTTTTAACGAGATGGTAAACCTCAGCGTTCTCGACGACGGCAACGTTCTCTACCTGCAGATTGTGGACAGCGCGCGTCCGATCCGCATGAGCGCGACCGTGGGATGCCGCATGCCGGCTCACCAGACATCCATGGGAAAGGCGATGTTGGCGTTTCTGGGAGCGGATGATTCGCGTTCTCCCTACTTCTTCTATCTTGCCAGGCTTTCGCGGCCGCGCCTGCAAACCGTGCGCAAGGAGCTGGAACTGACGCGCCAGCGGGGCTATGCGATCGACAACGAGGAGAACGAACCCGGTGTGGCCTGCATCGGGGCGCCCGTCTTCGACCAGTACGGGCAGCCCATCGCGGCCATGAGCGTCTCCGGGCCGGTCCATCGGATTCTGGAAAATGAAAGCAAGGTCGCGAACGCGCTGATCGCGGCCTGCCACGGCGTTTCGAAAAAGCTTGGCTACAGCGTGCGCGTGGCCGCGGAGCCTGCCAAGCAGCGCCTCAGGGCGAAAGCATGA